TCATTGAACCACTTTACGGTACCTAGAGCCATTTTGGCACTTCCTATCTAAACAGTGAAACATGGACTACTCCAGTATGGAGCCCCAACCAAGGGATAGTCCGAAAATACCCGCCTAAGCGGGATACCCATCACCTAGCTACGATTAAGCAGCCTGGATGTTAGAGGCTTGTTTGCCTTTAGCACCGTTGGTGATCTCAAAAGAGACACGTTGGCCTTCTTTTAAGGTTTTGAAGCCTGGCATGTTAATCGCGGAGAAGTGAGCGAAAATGTCTTCGCCGCCTTCGTCTGGAGTAACAAAGCCGAAGCCTTTGGAATCATTGAACCACTTAACAGTGCCCAGAGCCATTTGGGGTCTTTCCTATCAACTTGTAAAACATGAACCGCCTCTTTAAGAGGCACCATGAGGTTTGAGGTCCAAGACCAGCAAAACGGCCAAACCGGTACTGCAGAAACTTGTACATCAAACTCGAGCCACCTTTTTACGCGACTTTTACACCGAAGGTCAAGTAAAATTCTAAAAGTGGCGACGCGTATTAAATAAAAAACCACACTCAAAAACAAGCAAACACACCATCCACCCACGTTGATGCAGATCAGAGCTTGAAAAAGAGCGTGGGAGGACCAAAATGATTACAAACCACACAAATTGGTAGCAAAATGCCTGCACAGCATCAAACCGATGCCGAACTTAATCAGCAATCGATACTCTCACCACCACCCGCTTTGTGGCGCGTACTGCTGTTAAATGATGACTTTACACCGATGGATTTTGTCATCAATGTTTTAGAAAAATTTTTTGGAATGAACCGTGAACGAGCAACGCAGGTTATGCTTAAGGTTCACACAGAAGGGCGCGGGATGTGTGGGATTTTTCCTAAAGACATTGCGTCCACTAAGGTCGCAGAAGTCAGCCAATATTCCAGGCAACATCAGCAGCCACTGCAATGCACAATGGAGGTGAACGAATGATTGCCCAAGAACTTGAAGTCAGCCTCCACATGGCCTTTACGGATGCGAGGCAAAAGCGCCACGAGTACATTACAGTGGAACATCTTTTACTTGCGCTGCTAGACAACCCATCTGCAGCAGAAGTGCTGCGCGCATGCGGCGCGCACATGGATGAGCTACGTCGCCAACTTGGCGACTTTGTAAAAGAACATACTCCGGTCGTTTCAGGCGATAGCGAAGTTGAAACCCAGCCTACCATTGGTTTTCAACGCGTCATACAACGCGCTATATTGCACGTGCAATCATCAGGAAAGAAAGAAGTAACGGGTGCCAATGTACTTGTTGCCATCTTTGGAGAAAAAGACAGCCACGCGGTTTATTATCTTCATCAACAAGCGATTACACGCTTGGACGTTGTCAATTTTATTGCTCATGGCATCGCAAAATCGGCCAGCGCACAGCAGCCCATTCCACGTACAGAACAAAACGAAGAACACGAAGAAGAAACAACCACAGGGGGAGCTCTCAGCAGCTTCACTGAAAACCTAAATCAGCAAGCGATTGCAGGCCGAATTGACCCGCTTATTGGGCGTGAGCATGAGTTGGAGCGCGTCATTCAGACACTATGCCGTCGTCGCAAAAACAACCCTCTGCTCGTAGGAGAGGCTGGCGTGGGCAAAACAGCCATTGCCGAAGGATTAGCGCGCCGTATTGTTGAAGGAAACGTGCCTGACATCCTTAAAGATGCAACAGTTTACGGCCTTGATATGGGTGCACTCCTTGCGGGAACTAAATATCGTGGCGACTTTGAGCAACGCCTTAAAGCCGTAATCAAACAACTACAAGAAGAACGAA
This genomic interval from Iodobacter fluviatilis contains the following:
- the clpS gene encoding ATP-dependent Clp protease adapter ClpS, with translation MPAQHQTDAELNQQSILSPPPALWRVLLLNDDFTPMDFVINVLEKFFGMNRERATQVMLKVHTEGRGMCGIFPKDIASTKVAEVSQYSRQHQQPLQCTMEVNE
- a CDS encoding cold-shock protein, with product MALGTVKWFNDSKGFGFVTPDEGGEDIFAHFSAINMPGFKTLKEGQRVSFEITNGAKGKQASNIQAA